In Spirosoma aureum, a single genomic region encodes these proteins:
- the nudK gene encoding GDP-mannose pyrophosphatase NudK, with amino-acid sequence MLAERVQITEEKLLSDNWYILKRFTFNYLGRNGQWTTQQREAYDRGNGATILLYNPQTDRVILTRQFRLPTFVNGNRTDGPYSGMLIETCAGLLDNDDPETAIRRETEEETGYRIQSVQKVMEAYMSPGSVTEKLFFYIAHYTADTERNAGGGIDEEEIEIMELPFQQALAMMESGEIMDGKTIMLLQYLRLQQLTNASNS; translated from the coding sequence ATGCTTGCTGAACGCGTGCAAATAACGGAAGAGAAATTATTGTCTGACAACTGGTACATCCTGAAACGGTTCACCTTTAATTACCTCGGCAGGAACGGGCAATGGACAACCCAGCAACGTGAAGCCTATGATCGGGGAAACGGAGCCACCATTTTACTCTACAATCCGCAAACCGACCGGGTGATTCTGACTCGTCAGTTTCGGTTGCCAACCTTCGTCAATGGTAACCGAACCGATGGCCCGTATTCGGGAATGCTGATCGAAACCTGTGCGGGTCTGCTCGATAACGACGATCCCGAAACTGCTATCCGACGCGAAACGGAAGAAGAAACGGGTTACCGGATTCAGTCGGTACAAAAGGTAATGGAAGCGTATATGAGTCCGGGTTCGGTAACCGAAAAGTTATTTTTCTACATCGCTCACTATACTGCCGATACCGAACGAAATGCCGGTGGCGGTATCGATGAGGAAGAAATTGAAATTATGGAATTGCCTTTTCAACAGGCCCTGGCCATGATGGAAAGTGGAGAAATCATGGACGGGAAAACGATTATGTTGCTGCAATACCTGCGGCTTCAACAACTGACTAACGCATCGAACTCATGA
- a CDS encoding DUF4406 domain-containing protein, giving the protein MKSLLILVAGPYRSGTNDDPIRMEENLHRLESVTLTLFRAGHIPMIGEWVALPLLRLAGGKRPGDEAWQEILYPVAKRLITRCDAVLRLPGESKGADEDVRLATELGLAVYYRLEDVPGCA; this is encoded by the coding sequence ATGAAAAGCCTACTGATTTTAGTGGCTGGTCCCTATCGATCCGGCACGAATGACGACCCCATTCGGATGGAAGAAAACCTTCATCGTCTTGAATCCGTAACACTGACTTTGTTTCGGGCAGGGCATATACCAATGATTGGTGAATGGGTGGCATTACCATTACTCCGCCTGGCTGGTGGCAAACGACCTGGTGATGAGGCCTGGCAAGAGATTCTTTATCCGGTCGCTAAACGGCTGATCACCCGTTGTGATGCCGTTTTACGTCTGCCGGGTGAATCCAAAGGAGCTGATGAGGATGTTCGACTGGCTACTGAACTTGGCTTGGCAGTTTACTATAGACTGGAAGATGTGCCTGGATGTGCATAA
- a CDS encoding PIG-L family deacetylase has protein sequence MSVRKRLLSFFLGCSLTSTLFAQVPYGSIKPTPPGEILSNLKKLNVLGSVLYIAAHPDDENTLMLAYLAKERLVRTGYLSLTRGDGGQNLIGPEQGENIGVIRTQELLAARRVDGPDQFFSRAYDFGFSKSTDEAVRTWGQEKVLADVVWMIRKYQPDAIITRFPPDSRAGHGHHSASGFLAEEAFKISNDPKKFPEQLAYVKPWQAKRILWNVFIPGAFLSNKKPDEAGNLIGIETGLYNALLGKSYGEIAAESRSQHKSQGFGVPASRGARVDYLLLKGGDPAEKDPLDGIDISWKRISGSDAVQTQVHQLIATFKPDQPAASVPALTQLYGALNKLDTTSIYVKAKRQEVEQLIRQCLGLWFETNPTDYAATPGETIKLTTNIVSRADSPVKLVGIRYSAGKDTTLDLTLKPNDVMLLPTLVTIPKTQKISQPYWLEKPIVKGLFQVDNQQLIGLPENPAALTASYTFEIGGQRFTFNRPVVYKSTDPVDGEIYRPFILQPDVTANLTERVYAFSDAAPKTAELVLKAGRANIAGTIKLDAPSGWRVEPVSLPFSLAGKGSEQRVTFKITPTTQAQNGKLQAMMTTSDGTFTTGLRIIAYKHIPTQTLFPPAEAKLVKLDVKVTAKNIGYIVGAGDEVPAALQQMGCRVTILGPAELSRSLSAYDAIVVGVRAYNINDYLANYQANLMDYVKNGGTMIVQYVTPGGSGFIQNGLKVSQMGPYPFKVVNERVTEEDAPMTFINPQHPLLNYPNKITEADFSGWIQERGIYFAQDWDKAYEPIFSSHDQNEAAKQGSLIYAKYGKGNFMYTGLVFFRELPAGVPGAYRLFANMISVGK, from the coding sequence GTGTCTGTACGCAAACGTCTGCTTTCTTTCTTCCTTGGTTGTTCCCTCACATCAACCCTATTCGCTCAGGTTCCTTATGGCTCCATCAAACCCACACCACCGGGCGAAATTCTCTCAAACCTGAAAAAGTTGAACGTTCTCGGTTCGGTGTTGTACATAGCCGCTCACCCCGACGATGAAAATACATTGATGCTAGCCTACCTGGCCAAGGAACGGCTTGTCCGCACAGGCTATCTATCACTGACTCGGGGCGACGGTGGCCAGAATCTGATTGGTCCTGAACAGGGAGAGAATATTGGGGTAATCCGAACGCAGGAATTGCTGGCAGCCCGGCGTGTCGACGGTCCTGACCAGTTTTTCAGCCGGGCCTACGACTTTGGTTTTTCTAAATCGACCGACGAGGCTGTCCGTACCTGGGGGCAGGAAAAAGTTCTGGCCGATGTCGTCTGGATGATTCGAAAATACCAGCCGGATGCGATCATTACGCGTTTCCCACCCGATTCGCGCGCGGGTCATGGCCACCATAGCGCATCCGGTTTTCTGGCAGAAGAAGCCTTCAAAATTTCGAACGATCCAAAAAAATTCCCGGAGCAACTGGCTTATGTAAAGCCCTGGCAGGCAAAACGTATTCTTTGGAATGTATTTATTCCGGGTGCGTTTTTGAGCAACAAAAAGCCTGACGAAGCGGGTAATCTAATCGGTATCGAAACGGGCCTGTATAACGCATTACTGGGCAAATCATACGGTGAGATTGCCGCTGAAAGCCGTAGTCAGCATAAAAGTCAGGGCTTTGGTGTACCGGCCAGCAGGGGTGCGCGTGTCGACTATCTTTTGCTAAAAGGCGGTGATCCGGCAGAGAAAGATCCACTCGACGGAATCGACATTAGCTGGAAACGTATTTCGGGAAGTGATGCGGTGCAGACACAGGTTCACCAGCTTATTGCTACGTTCAAACCCGACCAGCCTGCTGCCTCGGTGCCCGCACTGACTCAGCTATATGGCGCCCTGAACAAGCTCGACACAACCAGCATTTATGTGAAAGCCAAACGTCAGGAAGTCGAGCAGTTGATCCGGCAATGTTTGGGCTTGTGGTTTGAAACGAACCCAACCGATTATGCAGCTACACCCGGCGAAACCATTAAACTCACGACCAACATAGTCAGTCGGGCCGATTCGCCGGTCAAATTAGTAGGCATTCGGTATTCGGCAGGCAAAGACACGACCCTGGATCTGACGCTAAAGCCTAATGATGTTATGCTCTTGCCAACGCTGGTTACAATTCCGAAAACCCAGAAAATCTCGCAGCCGTACTGGCTCGAAAAGCCCATCGTAAAAGGTTTATTTCAGGTCGATAATCAGCAGCTAATCGGTCTACCCGAAAACCCGGCTGCACTAACTGCCAGTTATACCTTCGAGATTGGTGGTCAACGATTTACTTTTAATCGCCCGGTGGTCTACAAATCAACGGACCCGGTCGATGGCGAGATTTACAGGCCGTTTATCCTTCAGCCTGATGTGACAGCTAACCTCACTGAGCGTGTGTATGCCTTTTCTGACGCAGCTCCTAAAACGGCTGAACTTGTGCTGAAAGCTGGTCGGGCCAATATAGCCGGAACGATAAAACTGGACGCCCCCTCGGGCTGGAGGGTTGAACCGGTCTCCCTCCCATTTTCATTGGCGGGCAAGGGCAGTGAGCAACGGGTAACGTTCAAAATAACGCCAACTACTCAGGCACAAAACGGCAAATTACAGGCGATGATGACCACCAGCGATGGTACCTTCACGACCGGTTTGCGCATAATAGCCTACAAGCACATTCCAACGCAAACGTTGTTTCCGCCCGCTGAAGCCAAACTTGTAAAACTGGACGTTAAAGTAACCGCGAAGAACATCGGCTACATCGTCGGTGCTGGCGATGAAGTACCTGCCGCGCTCCAACAGATGGGTTGTCGCGTTACGATTCTCGGCCCCGCTGAACTAAGCCGTAGTCTGTCGGCCTATGACGCCATCGTTGTTGGTGTTCGTGCCTACAATATCAATGATTATTTAGCCAACTATCAGGCCAACCTGATGGACTATGTAAAAAATGGCGGTACAATGATCGTACAATATGTTACACCGGGCGGTTCAGGATTTATTCAGAATGGGCTTAAAGTCAGTCAGATGGGTCCTTATCCGTTCAAGGTTGTCAACGAACGCGTGACCGAAGAAGATGCACCCATGACGTTCATCAATCCGCAACACCCATTGCTCAATTACCCGAATAAAATTACAGAAGCCGACTTTTCGGGCTGGATTCAGGAACGCGGTATCTATTTCGCTCAGGACTGGGACAAAGCCTATGAGCCCATTTTTTCATCTCATGACCAGAACGAAGCGGCCAAGCAGGGCAGTCTGATTTACGCCAAATACGGCAAGGGGAACTTCATGTATACAGGTCTGGTGTTCTTTCGGGAGTTACCGGCTGGCGTTCCGGGTGCTTATCGGCTTTTTGCCAATATGATTTCAGTGGGCAAATAA
- a CDS encoding SusD/RagB family nutrient-binding outer membrane lipoprotein, whose product MATINIKQKSENSFQAMNKALIHKLFASLLTVSLLSGCSQVFDEPNIQSNPNAVTDVDIATLLSGTLVGVTILHEDTDVRIAAIWAGQLNGLSRQHQGYADYIVSAQNFSWNPLYPAASQTRLIQTKADAVGDKWTKGVGQVLEALLIAKATALYGDVPYSQAFDDVKYPTPVFDKQADVYTALQTTLDNAIQNLSATSGLAFANQDFIYKGDVTKWKAAAYTLKARLFLHVGNYAKAVESAASGISSTAGDALAPHGTSQGIDYNQNYDFFRVNRPGDTGFDGAYLPILMQSRIKSANTKTDETALYNHYFKVGVIGTGTLDPNVVDGAFTSNAPHPILTYYENQLILAEAQARLGDTAKALAALNAVRSGLAGGTINGKTLSTTGRKYDAYVLDDFGPAGLANPTKATTVQTALLYEIVAQRYIFFLMQYEAFNDVRRMAKATPVVQLTIPLYVGSQKPARFIYPQGEINTNPNVPKPIADQFQKIPIFQ is encoded by the coding sequence ATGGCAACCATAAACATCAAACAGAAAAGCGAAAACTCATTTCAAGCCATGAATAAAGCGCTTATCCATAAATTGTTTGCTTCGTTGCTGACGGTATCGCTGCTGAGCGGTTGCAGTCAGGTCTTCGACGAACCCAATATCCAGAGTAACCCGAATGCGGTTACTGATGTCGATATTGCCACCCTGTTGTCAGGCACCCTGGTTGGGGTTACTATTCTCCACGAAGATACCGATGTGCGAATTGCCGCCATCTGGGCAGGTCAGCTCAATGGGCTAAGCCGACAGCACCAGGGGTACGCCGATTATATCGTATCAGCACAAAACTTCTCCTGGAATCCGCTTTACCCAGCCGCCAGTCAAACGCGACTGATTCAGACCAAAGCGGATGCCGTAGGTGACAAATGGACGAAAGGAGTTGGGCAGGTACTGGAAGCATTACTGATCGCCAAAGCAACAGCCCTGTATGGCGATGTACCCTATAGCCAGGCATTCGACGATGTTAAATACCCAACACCGGTGTTCGACAAACAGGCGGATGTCTACACGGCGCTTCAAACAACGCTCGACAATGCTATCCAGAATCTGTCGGCAACGAGCGGACTGGCCTTCGCCAATCAGGATTTTATCTACAAGGGCGACGTAACAAAATGGAAGGCAGCTGCCTATACACTCAAAGCCCGGCTTTTTCTGCATGTAGGTAATTACGCCAAAGCCGTTGAGAGTGCTGCTTCAGGAATCAGCAGTACAGCGGGCGACGCGCTGGCTCCTCACGGTACAAGCCAGGGCATCGATTACAACCAGAACTATGATTTCTTCCGGGTTAACCGGCCGGGCGATACAGGTTTCGATGGTGCTTATTTGCCCATACTGATGCAATCGCGGATTAAATCAGCGAATACCAAAACAGACGAAACCGCCCTTTACAATCACTATTTTAAAGTTGGTGTCATTGGTACAGGTACATTAGACCCTAATGTTGTTGATGGAGCCTTTACGTCAAACGCGCCCCATCCGATTCTTACTTACTACGAAAACCAACTAATTCTGGCCGAAGCGCAGGCTCGTCTGGGCGATACCGCCAAAGCCCTGGCAGCCCTCAACGCGGTCAGAAGCGGGCTGGCAGGCGGAACCATCAATGGCAAGACGCTCTCTACAACGGGTCGTAAGTATGATGCCTATGTGCTGGATGACTTCGGCCCTGCCGGGTTAGCCAATCCTACGAAAGCCACGACAGTACAGACCGCTTTACTCTATGAGATTGTAGCGCAGCGCTATATCTTCTTTCTGATGCAATACGAAGCCTTCAATGATGTACGCCGAATGGCCAAAGCGACACCGGTCGTTCAGCTGACGATTCCGCTGTATGTAGGCTCACAAAAACCCGCTCGATTCATATATCCTCAGGGAGAAATCAATACGAACCCAAATGTTCCGAAACCCATTGCTGATCAATTCCAAAAAATCCCTATTTTTCAGTAA